In Mycolicibacterium mucogenicum DSM 44124, the following are encoded in one genomic region:
- a CDS encoding acyl carrier protein, with product MRETIERVLAAHGRMAVDPIGVADDADLYELGLTSHASVNVMLALEDEFDIEFPDEALKKSTFASIRNIQAVVSNLAK from the coding sequence ATGCGGGAAACCATCGAACGCGTTTTGGCTGCGCACGGCCGGATGGCCGTCGACCCGATCGGGGTGGCCGACGACGCCGACCTCTATGAATTGGGCCTGACCTCCCACGCTTCGGTGAATGTGATGCTGGCGCTCGAAGACGAGTTCGACATCGAATTTCCCGATGAAGCCCTCAAGAAGTCCACCTTTGCCTCGATACGGAACATCCAGGCGGTCGTCTCGAATCTCGCCAAGTAG
- a CDS encoding glycosyl hydrolase 2 galactose-binding domain-containing protein — protein MPARWQMLRRDPGSVAGPGELTDNWAAAPTLDIPATVATAFVGNPDDHDWWYRTTLTTEHAASIEFEGLTFPATVFLDGSPVADCESMFLPLRIECDAGDHELVIRFASLNHWLKTRRPRGRWRSTLVGAPGLRWARTTLIGRAPVYGNLPAPVGIWRPVTAVTAQTRTDVVTKVDGNVITVAGTSGARTIRLTVVDPAGRQIADDTTAPTQRGFRFNVAVPSPLLWWPNGYGPQHVYRVRLEADGVEVADRPVGFRTLSVAADGFRISVNGTAIFCRGVTWSPPDPIRAFADPDQIRDQVRTFAAAGATMVRVVGGLLFEQAEFWEACAEAGLLVWQDAMLATFDPPVEQNELIARELISVLQGVSGNPALAVVSGGSETLQQPEMLGLSHDESVMEVLESVLGAAVAEHSDAHYVRASPSAPPGTADLAIRPDTGIAHWYGVGGYLRPIADVRSAGIRFAAESLAFANPPVSDYIERHFGSAAVAGHHPDWKAGVPRDRGSSWDFEDVRDFYAHEVFGEGLLAVRRTDPERYLQLGRLAVATAMRECFAYWRRADSGCGGALVLSGRDTVPGAGWGLLDSDGGAKPALAVLARTWAPVAVLLSDEGLAGVRIDVYNDTDAELRGELTLTATNSVGVAVDVTRPITVPPASSTAFVDTELSGQFRDLSQAYQFGPPTADAVQARVTFDGRPTVYDVLVVNPAGRQAASLLTATASPVSEGIWVLELVSEVALRYIEIEISGWLVSDNYFHVAARLPRQITLTRQSGGESPTGTVGSIDLRAPIPIRRSA, from the coding sequence ATGCCGGCACGTTGGCAGATGTTGCGCCGGGACCCCGGCTCCGTTGCGGGACCCGGGGAGCTGACTGACAATTGGGCTGCCGCACCGACCCTGGACATCCCGGCGACGGTGGCGACCGCGTTCGTCGGCAACCCCGACGACCACGACTGGTGGTACCGGACCACGTTGACCACGGAACACGCGGCCAGTATCGAATTCGAAGGACTGACCTTCCCCGCCACGGTCTTTCTCGATGGGTCGCCGGTGGCCGACTGTGAATCGATGTTTCTGCCGTTGCGCATCGAATGCGATGCCGGTGATCACGAGCTGGTGATTCGCTTCGCGTCGCTGAATCATTGGCTCAAGACGCGAAGGCCAAGAGGACGTTGGCGCTCCACGCTGGTCGGTGCGCCGGGCCTGCGGTGGGCTCGAACGACGCTAATCGGCCGCGCCCCTGTGTATGGGAATCTTCCGGCACCCGTTGGCATCTGGCGTCCGGTGACTGCTGTCACCGCGCAGACCCGGACCGATGTCGTCACCAAGGTCGACGGAAACGTCATCACAGTTGCGGGAACCAGCGGTGCGCGCACGATCCGGCTCACCGTGGTGGATCCGGCCGGCCGACAGATAGCCGACGACACCACCGCACCGACCCAACGTGGCTTCCGGTTCAACGTCGCCGTTCCGTCTCCGCTGCTCTGGTGGCCCAACGGCTATGGCCCGCAACACGTGTACCGGGTACGCCTTGAGGCCGATGGCGTGGAAGTCGCCGATCGGCCCGTCGGATTTCGGACACTGTCGGTCGCAGCGGACGGATTTCGGATCAGCGTGAACGGCACTGCGATCTTCTGCCGGGGCGTGACGTGGTCTCCTCCGGACCCCATCCGGGCATTCGCCGATCCCGATCAGATTCGCGATCAGGTAAGGACTTTCGCGGCCGCCGGTGCCACGATGGTGCGAGTGGTGGGTGGCTTGCTCTTCGAGCAGGCCGAGTTCTGGGAGGCCTGCGCCGAGGCGGGCCTGCTGGTGTGGCAGGACGCCATGCTGGCGACGTTCGACCCCCCGGTCGAGCAGAACGAGTTGATCGCAAGAGAACTCATCTCTGTCCTGCAAGGAGTGTCTGGAAACCCAGCGCTGGCGGTGGTCAGCGGTGGCAGCGAGACGCTGCAACAGCCCGAGATGCTCGGACTCAGCCACGACGAGTCGGTGATGGAGGTCCTGGAATCAGTACTTGGTGCCGCTGTCGCGGAACACTCTGATGCCCACTACGTCCGGGCCTCACCGTCGGCCCCACCCGGTACCGCCGATCTCGCGATCCGCCCGGACACCGGCATAGCGCACTGGTACGGGGTCGGTGGCTACCTACGACCGATCGCCGACGTGCGGAGCGCCGGAATCCGGTTCGCTGCCGAGAGCCTGGCGTTCGCCAATCCCCCGGTGTCCGACTACATCGAACGCCATTTCGGTTCCGCCGCAGTGGCCGGCCATCACCCCGACTGGAAGGCCGGCGTGCCGCGGGACCGCGGCTCCTCGTGGGACTTCGAGGACGTCCGCGACTTCTACGCGCACGAGGTGTTCGGTGAGGGTCTGCTCGCCGTACGGCGCACGGATCCTGAACGCTATCTGCAGCTCGGTCGCCTTGCCGTGGCCACCGCGATGCGCGAATGCTTCGCCTACTGGCGGCGAGCCGACTCAGGCTGTGGCGGGGCCCTTGTGCTGTCCGGCCGGGACACAGTGCCCGGCGCCGGGTGGGGACTTCTGGACTCCGACGGCGGGGCGAAACCGGCACTGGCTGTGCTGGCCAGGACCTGGGCTCCGGTAGCGGTCTTGCTCTCGGACGAAGGCCTCGCCGGCGTCAGAATCGACGTGTACAACGACACCGACGCGGAACTGCGTGGTGAATTGACCTTGACGGCAACGAATTCCGTGGGCGTTGCGGTGGACGTCACTCGACCGATCACGGTGCCCCCGGCCTCGTCGACCGCATTCGTCGATACCGAGCTGTCAGGACAATTCCGAGATCTGTCACAGGCCTATCAATTCGGCCCGCCGACAGCGGATGCGGTCCAGGCCCGGGTCACCTTCGACGGCAGACCGACCGTGTACGACGTGCTGGTCGTGAATCCTGCAGGCAGGCAAGCAGCTTCACTGCTGACCGCGACGGCATCCCCGGTGTCGGAAGGCATATGGGTGCTCGAGTTGGTGTCCGAGGTCGCGTTGCGCTACATCGAGATCGAGATCTCTGGTTGGCTGGTCAGCGACAACTATTTCCACGTGGCCGCACGACTACCGCGTCAGATCACGTTGACCCGGCAGAGCGGCGGTGAGTCGCCGACCGGAACAGTCGGGTCGATCGATCTGCGCGCGCCGATTCCGATACGGAGATCGGCGTGA
- a CDS encoding DUF1839 family protein, whose protein sequence is MSRAMVPQAAAALQIDARPDGYEPHFTHHADRLWVETNCYLDLWIEILNCLGLDPVPSFASLLSVDHDGLSWTFGKQQPDDLRRLYGIEVTEENSWLPVLELVETGPRRGVLHTVEVDSWWLPDTAGTAYRNEHVKTTITPLNVDRNARQMRYLHNAGLFALDGEDFDGVFGLTAASAPLLPPYIEVVRLFPARAQPGALAIIVREHLSRRPSGNPIDRLATCVEEAGTWLPEAGMARFHLWAFGSLRQCGASAELLADLAEHLDAEFSGAAAAAVLLRNVAAAAKAVQFKMARAVSGRKVDVSAALSAMATDWQDALDVIADAVG, encoded by the coding sequence ATGAGTCGCGCCATGGTGCCGCAAGCTGCCGCTGCCCTGCAGATCGACGCCAGGCCCGACGGTTACGAACCGCATTTCACGCACCACGCCGACCGGCTCTGGGTCGAGACGAACTGCTACCTCGACCTGTGGATCGAGATTCTGAATTGTCTTGGGCTGGACCCTGTTCCGAGCTTCGCGTCACTGCTTTCGGTTGACCATGACGGGCTCAGCTGGACCTTCGGCAAGCAGCAACCCGACGACCTGCGTCGGCTGTACGGCATCGAGGTAACCGAAGAGAATTCGTGGCTCCCGGTGCTCGAATTGGTGGAGACGGGGCCGCGGCGCGGCGTGCTGCACACCGTGGAAGTCGACAGCTGGTGGCTGCCCGACACCGCGGGAACCGCCTATCGCAATGAGCATGTCAAGACCACGATCACGCCGCTGAACGTCGACCGGAATGCAAGGCAGATGCGCTACCTGCACAACGCGGGGTTGTTCGCGCTCGACGGCGAAGACTTCGACGGCGTGTTCGGGCTGACTGCCGCGTCGGCACCGCTGCTCCCGCCGTACATCGAAGTCGTCCGTCTCTTTCCGGCCCGTGCACAGCCTGGTGCCCTAGCAATCATTGTGCGCGAGCATCTTTCACGTCGCCCGAGCGGAAATCCGATCGATCGTCTGGCAACCTGCGTCGAGGAGGCCGGGACCTGGCTGCCTGAGGCGGGGATGGCCCGCTTCCACTTGTGGGCCTTCGGTTCGCTGCGTCAGTGCGGGGCGTCGGCTGAACTGCTGGCCGATCTGGCCGAACACCTCGATGCCGAGTTCTCGGGTGCGGCCGCCGCAGCAGTGTTACTGCGTAACGTCGCGGCGGCGGCGAAGGCAGTGCAGTTCAAGATGGCGCGCGCGGTGAGCGGGCGGAAAGTCGATGTGTCCGCCGCGCTTTCCGCCATGGCCACCGATTGGCAGGACGCGCTCGACGTCATCGCCGACGCGGTGGGCTGA
- a CDS encoding amino acid--[acyl-carrier-protein] ligase encodes MTTAGEPLELARKEFRDELVDVGHLVPLGIDGLYGRGGDFEKIIDGIDVAVRRKGAEVHGNAPAVLRFPPLYPREAFEKTDYIASFPNLTGAISTFTGGNPEHRALLADRDAGLSWDGHLNPAGTMLVSAACHPSYGTLPKVLPEGGALMDIYGYCFRHEPAIDPARMQAFRMHEYVRVGSPEQAEGHRDSWVDHGMEVLTALGLDARPAPANDPFFGRAGRMLAANQRDENLKTELLVRLYGDLDDGTAVVSANCHRNHFGETFGLSTADGAVAHSACVGFGMERIALALLKTHGLRPDSWPIAVREVLGW; translated from the coding sequence TTGACGACAGCTGGCGAGCCGCTCGAATTGGCGCGCAAAGAATTTCGCGATGAGCTGGTCGATGTCGGCCACTTGGTGCCGTTGGGCATCGACGGACTCTATGGCCGCGGCGGTGATTTCGAGAAGATCATCGACGGCATCGATGTCGCGGTGCGCCGAAAGGGCGCCGAGGTGCACGGCAACGCGCCTGCGGTCCTGCGCTTTCCGCCCTTGTACCCACGCGAAGCGTTCGAGAAGACCGACTACATCGCGTCTTTCCCGAATCTGACAGGCGCCATCTCGACATTCACCGGAGGCAACCCCGAGCATCGCGCGCTGCTGGCGGATCGTGACGCCGGACTGTCGTGGGATGGTCACCTGAACCCTGCTGGGACCATGCTGGTTTCGGCCGCGTGCCATCCCAGCTACGGCACGCTTCCGAAGGTCCTTCCCGAAGGCGGGGCACTGATGGACATCTACGGCTATTGCTTCCGGCATGAGCCTGCGATCGACCCAGCGCGTATGCAAGCCTTCCGGATGCACGAGTATGTGCGCGTCGGCTCACCCGAACAAGCGGAGGGACATCGCGACTCGTGGGTGGACCACGGCATGGAGGTACTCACCGCCCTCGGCCTGGACGCCCGGCCCGCGCCCGCCAATGATCCGTTCTTCGGCAGAGCAGGCCGAATGCTGGCGGCGAACCAGCGGGACGAGAATCTCAAGACGGAGCTGTTGGTGCGGCTCTACGGCGATCTCGATGACGGTACCGCCGTGGTGTCGGCGAACTGCCATCGGAATCATTTTGGTGAGACGTTTGGGCTGTCGACCGCCGACGGGGCCGTCGCACACAGCGCCTGCGTCGGATTCGGCATGGAACGAATCGCCCTTGCCCTGCTCAAAACCCATGGTCTACGGCCCGATTCGTGGCCGATCGCCGTACGCGAAGTGCTCGGGTGGTAG
- a CDS encoding acyl-CoA dehydrogenase family protein: MRVAAGAADEVDQQARFPHEAVDALKQAQLLSCGLPAELGGQGFRIAELSVIARALGTACSAAGMVFAMHQTQALVLAKYARSGPAAEVARSISANQSLIASATTESTTGGDLGSSTCAIVSEGDEVLLEKNAPVISYAEQADYIGATARRHPDAAKNDQVLLLCPAGDTDLKRTSTWDTMGFRGTCSPGYLLSTRTSAANLIPADYASILATTMLPASHTLWASVWLGIADAAYAKARTVVRQAARKAPDKTVPQASVLADLTVTHQRFESMVLHEVLRYQSLAESGADEATISFTVAMNNLKIAASTAVIDVVTEALKIVGLNGYREDHALTMGRLLRDAFGPQLMVSNERIRVNNANLVLAYRG, encoded by the coding sequence GTGCGCGTCGCCGCTGGCGCCGCAGACGAGGTTGACCAGCAGGCGCGGTTCCCGCACGAAGCCGTCGATGCACTCAAACAGGCACAATTACTTTCGTGCGGCCTTCCAGCCGAACTCGGTGGTCAGGGGTTCCGCATCGCCGAACTGTCGGTGATCGCCCGGGCGCTGGGTACCGCATGCAGCGCCGCGGGCATGGTCTTCGCCATGCACCAGACACAGGCCCTGGTCCTTGCGAAGTACGCGCGCAGCGGCCCCGCCGCGGAAGTGGCAAGAAGCATCTCAGCAAATCAGTCGCTCATTGCGTCAGCAACAACTGAGAGCACAACTGGTGGTGATCTCGGCTCGTCGACGTGTGCGATCGTCAGCGAAGGCGACGAAGTTCTCTTGGAAAAGAACGCGCCGGTGATCTCGTACGCCGAGCAGGCCGACTACATCGGCGCCACGGCCAGGCGTCACCCGGATGCGGCCAAGAACGATCAAGTCCTGCTGTTGTGTCCGGCCGGCGACACCGATCTCAAGCGCACCAGCACCTGGGACACCATGGGCTTTCGTGGCACGTGCAGTCCCGGCTATCTGTTGTCGACGCGGACTTCGGCCGCCAACCTGATTCCGGCCGACTACGCGAGCATCCTGGCGACCACGATGCTGCCCGCGTCACACACCCTGTGGGCGTCGGTGTGGTTGGGAATCGCCGACGCGGCATACGCCAAAGCCCGCACGGTCGTTCGACAAGCCGCGCGCAAGGCGCCGGACAAGACCGTCCCGCAAGCGTCGGTGCTGGCTGATCTGACCGTGACGCACCAGCGCTTCGAATCGATGGTGCTACACGAGGTTCTGCGCTATCAGTCCTTGGCCGAGTCCGGTGCCGATGAAGCGACCATCAGCTTCACCGTCGCCATGAACAATCTCAAGATCGCCGCATCGACGGCGGTGATCGATGTGGTGACCGAGGCGTTGAAGATCGTCGGCCTCAATGGTTACCGCGAGGACCACGCGCTGACCATGGGACGTCTCCTACGGGACGCATTCGGTCCACAGCTGATGGTCTCGAACGAACGTATTCGAGTAAACAACGCCAATCTCGTGTTGGCCTACCGGGGGTGA